The following coding sequences lie in one Arachis ipaensis cultivar K30076 chromosome B05, Araip1.1, whole genome shotgun sequence genomic window:
- the LOC107644152 gene encoding pentatricopeptide repeat-containing protein At1g62910-like isoform X2: MLSSSTSRITFIFRYSLLQIPNFVSFPSSSSLHSHSEPPSLRQVDEAVDSFTRMLSMHRPPSIIQFNKILGSLAKTNHFHAAVSLFQELQARGIAPDLFTLSIVINCCCGVGRMTLAFSVLAKIFRMDYQPDTVTLNTLVKGLFLCGSVEKALRFHDRVLAHGFHFHQVTYWTLINGLCKAGHTSAAIQVLRKIPRYGIAPDVFMYSAIIDSLCKDTLVNKAKYIFNTMAQIRVSPNVQSYSIMINGFCKTKMVDEALNLFEEMRRKNLVPDTVTYSTLIDGLSKSKRISRALELLVEMHDRGQPANVVTYNSLLDGMLKNQQPNKAFIYTYNILIDGLCKGGRLLDAKEIFQNLSVKGYRPNVRTYNIIINGLCKEGLFEEALTLLSKMEGNGYLPDAVTFETVIRALFEKNENDMAEKLLREMVARGLLN, from the exons ATGTTGTCATCCTCAACCTCAAGGATCACTTTCATTTTTAGGTATTCTCTTCTCCAAATCCCTAATTTTGTTTCCTTCCCTTCCTCTTCATCCCTTCACTCTCATTCTGAGCCCCCATCCCTTCGCCAAGTTGATGAAGCTGTTGATTCCTTCACTCGCATGCTCTCTATGCATCGCCCTCCATCAATAATCCAATTTAACAAGATTTTGGGCTCTCTTGCCAAGACCAACCATTTCCACGCCGCCGTTTCCCTTTTTCAGGAATTGCAAGCCAGAGGAATCGCTCCCGACTTATTTACTTTGAGCATCGTAATTAATTGTTGTTGCGGCGTGGGTCGTATGACGCTTGCTTTCTCTGTATTGGCCAAGATTTTCAGAATGGATTATCAACCTGATACGGTAACACTGAATACACTCGTTAAAGGCCTCTTTCTCTGTGGTAGTGTTGAAAAAGCATTGCGCTTTCATGACAGAGTGCTGGCTCATGGATTTCACTTCCACCAAGTCACTTATTGGACCTTGATCAATGGGCTCTGTAAGGCCGGACACACATCAGCTGCTATTCAAGTGTTGAGAAAGATCCCACGGTATGGCATTGCTCCTGATGTCTTCATGTACAGCGCAATTATTGATAGCCTCTGCAAGGATACACTT GTAAATAAGGCAAAATATATATTCAACACAATGGCCCAAATTAGAGTGTCACCCAATGTTCAAAGTTACAGTATCATGATTAATGGCTTCTGCAAAACTAAAATGGTCGATGAAGCCTTGAATCTCTTTGAAGAAATGCGTCGCAAGAACTTGGTTCCAGACACGGTAACTTACAGCACACTTATTGATGGCttgagcaaatcaaagagaatctCCCGTGCTTTGGAGCTTCTTGTCGAGATGCATGATAGAGGTCAACCCGCTAATGTAGTCACTTACAATTCGTTGTTGGATGGGATGCTCAAAAACCAACAACCTAACAAGGCATTTATATACACTTACAATATACTTATAGATGGCCTATGCAAAGGTGGAAGACTTCTAGATGCAAAAgagatttttcaaaatctttccgtTAAAGGCTATCGTCCAAATGTGAGGACATACAATATTATTATCAATGGGCTCTGCAAAGAGGGCTTGTTTGAAGAAGCATTGACACTCTTGTCAAAAATGGAAGGCAATGGTTACTTACCAGATGCTGTGACTTTTGAAACTGTTATTCGTGCTTTgtttgaaaaaaatgagaatgaCATGGCGGAGAAACTTCTTCGGGAAATGGTTGCTAGAGGCTTATTGAATTGA
- the LOC107644152 gene encoding pentatricopeptide repeat-containing protein At1g62910-like isoform X1 has protein sequence MLSSSTSRITFIFRYSLLQIPNFVSFPSSSSLHSHSEPPSLRQVDEAVDSFTRMLSMHRPPSIIQFNKILGSLAKTNHFHAAVSLFQELQARGIAPDLFTLSIVINCCCGVGRMTLAFSVLAKIFRMDYQPDTVTLNTLVKGLFLCGSVEKALRFHDRVLAHGFHFHQVTYWTLINGLCKAGHTSAAIQVLRKIPRYGIAPDVFMYSAIIDSLCKDTLVSQAFHLVSPNVITYNSLIFGLCLEGQYKEAIDLLGDMVLRNITPNVRTYSILIDGLCKEGKIKDAKSVLAVMAKHGVKPDVVTYSSLIDGYCLVNQVNKAKYIFNTMAQIRVSPNVQSYSIMINGFCKTKMVDEALNLFEEMRRKNLVPDTVTYSTLIDGLSKSKRISRALELLVEMHDRGQPANVVTYNSLLDGMLKNQQPNKAFIYTYNILIDGLCKGGRLLDAKEIFQNLSVKGYRPNVRTYNIIINGLCKEGLFEEALTLLSKMEGNGYLPDAVTFETVIRALFEKNENDMAEKLLREMVARGLLN, from the coding sequence ATGTTGTCATCCTCAACCTCAAGGATCACTTTCATTTTTAGGTATTCTCTTCTCCAAATCCCTAATTTTGTTTCCTTCCCTTCCTCTTCATCCCTTCACTCTCATTCTGAGCCCCCATCCCTTCGCCAAGTTGATGAAGCTGTTGATTCCTTCACTCGCATGCTCTCTATGCATCGCCCTCCATCAATAATCCAATTTAACAAGATTTTGGGCTCTCTTGCCAAGACCAACCATTTCCACGCCGCCGTTTCCCTTTTTCAGGAATTGCAAGCCAGAGGAATCGCTCCCGACTTATTTACTTTGAGCATCGTAATTAATTGTTGTTGCGGCGTGGGTCGTATGACGCTTGCTTTCTCTGTATTGGCCAAGATTTTCAGAATGGATTATCAACCTGATACGGTAACACTGAATACACTCGTTAAAGGCCTCTTTCTCTGTGGTAGTGTTGAAAAAGCATTGCGCTTTCATGACAGAGTGCTGGCTCATGGATTTCACTTCCACCAAGTCACTTATTGGACCTTGATCAATGGGCTCTGTAAGGCCGGACACACATCAGCTGCTATTCAAGTGTTGAGAAAGATCCCACGGTATGGCATTGCTCCTGATGTCTTCATGTACAGCGCAATTATTGATAGCCTCTGCAAGGATACACTTGTAAGTCAGGCTTTTCATTTAGTTTCTCCTAATGTTATCACATACAATTCTCTCATTTTTGGATTGTGTCTTGAGGGTCAATATAAGGAAGCCATTGATTTGTTAGGTGATATGGTGCTTAGAAACATTACTCCAAATGTTCGTACCTATAGTATTTTGATCGATGGGCTATGCAAGGAAGGAAAGATCAAAGATGCTAAGAGTGTATTGGCTGTAATGGCAAAACATGGTGTGAAACCAGATGTGGTTACTTATAGCAGCTTAATAGATGGATATTGTTTGGTTAATCAGGTAAATAAGGCAAAATATATATTCAACACAATGGCCCAAATTAGAGTGTCACCCAATGTTCAAAGTTACAGTATCATGATTAATGGCTTCTGCAAAACTAAAATGGTCGATGAAGCCTTGAATCTCTTTGAAGAAATGCGTCGCAAGAACTTGGTTCCAGACACGGTAACTTACAGCACACTTATTGATGGCttgagcaaatcaaagagaatctCCCGTGCTTTGGAGCTTCTTGTCGAGATGCATGATAGAGGTCAACCCGCTAATGTAGTCACTTACAATTCGTTGTTGGATGGGATGCTCAAAAACCAACAACCTAACAAGGCATTTATATACACTTACAATATACTTATAGATGGCCTATGCAAAGGTGGAAGACTTCTAGATGCAAAAgagatttttcaaaatctttccgtTAAAGGCTATCGTCCAAATGTGAGGACATACAATATTATTATCAATGGGCTCTGCAAAGAGGGCTTGTTTGAAGAAGCATTGACACTCTTGTCAAAAATGGAAGGCAATGGTTACTTACCAGATGCTGTGACTTTTGAAACTGTTATTCGTGCTTTgtttgaaaaaaatgagaatgaCATGGCGGAGAAACTTCTTCGGGAAATGGTTGCTAGAGGCTTATTGAATTGA